The Patescibacteria group bacterium DNA window TTTAGCAACGTCTTTTTGCTGTAAATTCATCTGCTCCATGCGAAATTTAATAGCTTCTATCGGGTCGGGCGGCAAAATTTTATAGGTATCAGCTTCGTATTTCTCTATTAAAATAGTCAAAACTTCAAGCTCGTCACCGGCTTTCGTATTTGGCTTCGCTTCCCATAGTTTTTCAACTTTTTTCAAGGCCGCTTCGTAATCTTTGTGTTTTTTGATTGGTTTAATACTCATATTGTTTCTGCGTTTATTTTGTCATAGATTTCGTGCATGCCGATAAATCGTATATAAACTATCCTGAAATCATATTTAACAGCAACGACTAACCTATACTTATTTCCTGCTATATTAAATACGACTCGCTTATTTTTCAGAATACTGGCGTTTTTATATTTTTTTTTAATGTCATGCGGACTGTTCCATTGCTCTTTTTTAACTTCGTGATACCACGCTGTTAACGGTTGCTCTGAGTCTTTATGATTTTGCCAAAAATCTTTTATTGTTTTTACGGCAATGATTCTCATTTGGATTGCTTACTACAGCATATTCCCATTTTGGGAAATTGTCAAATAATACATCCCTATTTTTCTTCCGCATTGAACCCATACCAGTCTATATTCCTGGAAACATACATAACGACAGCCAGCACAATGAAAAGTCCGCTGCTTCCCATAAGCAGGGCGTAATCTTCC harbors:
- a CDS encoding inner membrane CreD family protein, giving the protein EDYALLMGSSGLFIVLAVVMYVSRNIDWYGFNAEEK
- a CDS encoding type II toxin-antitoxin system HigB family toxin, which encodes MRIIAVKTIKDFWQNHKDSEQPLTAWYHEVKKEQWNSPHDIKKKYKNASILKNKRVVFNIAGNKYRLVVAVKYDFRIVYIRFIGMHEIYDKINAETI
- a CDS encoding helix-turn-helix domain-containing protein, which gives rise to MSIKPIKKHKDYEAALKKVEKLWEAKPNTKAGDELEVLTILIEKYEADTYKILPPDPIEAIKFRMEQMNLQQKDVAKIVGANRVSEIFNKKRKLSLNMIRAFHVDLNIPVDSLIH